A portion of the Cellulophaga algicola DSM 14237 genome contains these proteins:
- a CDS encoding LOG family protein, giving the protein MRKEQHHKGWNEIKTNDSWALFKIMGEFVNGFEKMSQIGPCVSIFGSARTKEEDKYYQLAIEVAKSIAEAGYGVITGGGPGIMEAGNRGANLAGGISVGLNIDLPFEQHDNPYIDSDKSLDFDYFFVRKVMFVKYSQGFVVMPGGFGTLDELFEAITLIQTNKIEKFPIILVGTEFWTGLMDWIKGTMLTMGTISAKDLDLIKIVDTKEEVVDIIDSFYKGHLHSPNF; this is encoded by the coding sequence ATGAGAAAAGAACAACATCATAAAGGTTGGAATGAGATAAAAACAAATGACTCATGGGCCTTATTTAAAATCATGGGTGAATTCGTAAACGGATTCGAAAAAATGAGTCAAATCGGACCTTGTGTTTCAATTTTTGGATCGGCAAGGACTAAAGAAGAAGATAAATATTACCAATTAGCTATCGAAGTAGCTAAAAGTATAGCAGAAGCTGGCTATGGTGTTATCACGGGTGGTGGTCCTGGAATTATGGAAGCCGGTAACCGCGGAGCAAATTTAGCAGGAGGAATATCAGTAGGTTTAAATATTGATTTGCCTTTCGAGCAACATGATAATCCCTATATCGATAGTGATAAAAGCTTAGATTTTGATTATTTCTTTGTACGTAAGGTAATGTTCGTAAAGTACAGTCAAGGTTTCGTGGTTATGCCAGGAGGTTTTGGAACATTAGATGAACTTTTTGAAGCAATAACATTGATTCAGACTAACAAAATTGAAAAATTTCCAATTATATTAGTCGGTACCGAATTTTGGACCGGTTTAATGGATTGGATAAAAGGTACTATGCTTACCATGGGTACGATAAGTGCGAAAGATTTAGATTTAATTAAAATTGTAGATACTAAAGAAGAAGTGGTTGATATTATCGACTCTTTCTACAAAGGACATCTTCACAGTCCAAATTTTTAA